One part of the Tachysurus vachellii isolate PV-2020 chromosome 6, HZAU_Pvac_v1, whole genome shotgun sequence genome encodes these proteins:
- the ninl gene encoding ninein-like protein isoform X1, protein MDEDEQNRYVTQLKEEFDSCDTTGTGYLDKEELTALCHKLGLDAHLPLLLDILIGPQHYARVNFEEFKEGFVAVLSRSLDFSTSEEESSYLEPVLEEVSPKFVKGTKRYGRRSRPDKTTSVLTDEAEKDETPSTGVRRAKLRRSTSLESVESLKSDEDTGSNKETSREKKQSAIHQSLHFEAQGQLKRWKPDSSGIRKHSTGPCQEITDEQVKAVWKELGVGTGGSLNKQELLLVCDHIGLKDLQSEELDNLFRKLDKDQDGRVSLTEFQSGLFIHGDLPEPKAASTPARLNARCSFSQDLEERVLRSTSPSLLSATVGQRLLTRLDDGSGCTSPESVITFWNEEGIRNSRDILQTLDFSLEERLSLADLTLALDNELLVSGNGIHQAALLSYKDEIQFLHMLANQACQERDKAKAQLEQTERRNLQLVGEIDDRHATIESLNESKIKDMEQEFREKLSALRNETEQENEVLLQQLEKERDKLREEVELLKGQEAILQEEATTTIKENSRLEEENCALKGKLSEAESTISKLKKDLDHVLQDKYEGLDPNGAGLISREEHLSGIIKRYELQCRELQDRNDELSSELEVLKNQGSGRKTRQSRDRFSAPTWSSRKPLTTDSDSDDLESKRGSSPKIKKCTKKNALGSLESLAPAVSIETELAMEVLKERYEQEIQDLKIQLETKVNFYERTIELMKQNMEVERKEIAHGLKVEISELEDQKALAEERIEQLSQSLGRLEGELKIKSEAMAWRPEQERRFQQEQAELEQNYAREIGNIVHRLTSEKDQLEAELKLKMNQEVLLVREEMEQQISQMKAHFSEAQDSLLHQLHGERVRLQEQAEQHCRAMGAWEARVEELEQEVHKERQHSAERLGLEQAQICSNAAYEKTLEEKHQEEARQLRECICKMQDQAELQCRAEEESLLLQRQLEDKLEEMCVQLEDNTMSMKAQDAFIQSLTSELHAKEREMDVKKEREQKLLGKVSQLERKLNFERERRLSQKFEKNKEEALLGKVSQLEQSLIEYKKREEELLAKLCQLSEEWDRMKIDLEMVQDKKERMQGNCNNLTSALNRQQTQLEEQEKELDELRENLEKTQEALKSRDEDLSRQDSELRSVEMDRDRLMEELRSQGNVVNDLQAKFRNLSEDWDQLNDLVQNLENALSREQDSATQLRTLLNLEQEEKCHLLKENSSYKKLSDQLSSQIVEMETESTKLTEDLKEMRLELQNKDKQLLELRIQLDAKSKELDLLWNEVQQKMEMFQYVNSLSGEVQLLTQRLEDKEKELCFLREEADNTSNQLQQSLIDSQAEIRQAEEAFELEKGQMKGQLLEMERLVIALETVMDPSSPHRAKLDEVNSENSALKDRLAVLHQDVMRLEEEVNKKRKKLEDFEREYIKIQEEEERLHNENSKVREEVLELSARNLQLSNENAELNSRLQSDQSTMQMLTERLSQVCQEQEETTIFIKQLQDINRSLEKQKIQQKASKQDEKNLLEKELKEAKDKLQHLTEVESALTSLTLKNQTLQQDKESLIKEAEEQNKKLEKLNTLEGQSAQLHSQIYSMCKEKEAQLQEMSTQHMLLKESQAKVLELETRMHEFVKEKEHMQFVHRMQEETAVSAIKEQLRSVQAQYQELLDKLKESESKLHAQELELQRLKYESLNLKNKQAELETTKQHVEEQALRANTALSLSQAQHVREVQQLQEQIGFNTQQQLSNLHTQLTEEQSEKQQLEVQLHAQAQQAKTRLNLQQEQYEKVMENMQERVDDVETKLKAVRLMLQEKVNQLKEQLSKNVKSDLLLKDLYIENAELMKALQVTEQRQKSAEKKSFLLEEKVTALNKLLRKIAPVSLST, encoded by the exons AGTTTGAAGTCTGATGAAGACACAGGGAGCAACAAGGAAACaagcagggaaaaaaaacaaagtgccaTTCATCAGTCACTTCATTTTGAGGCACAAG GCCAGTTAAAGCGATGGAAGCCAGACAGCTCAGGAATTCGGAAGCACTCCACTGGTCCATGCCAGGAAATAACAGATGAGCAGGTGAAAGCGGTTTGGAAGGAGCTGGGGGTTGGCACTGGGGGCTCACTGAACAAGCAAGAGCTGTTGCTAGTATGTGACCACATCGGCCTTAAAGATCTACAATCTGAg GAGTTAGATAATCTCTTCAGGAAACTAGATAAAGACCAGGATGGGAGAGTGAGCCTTACTGAGTTCCAGAGTGGTTTGTTTATACATGGAGATTTGCCTGAACCCAAAGCTGCATCCACCCCTGCCCGTCTCAATGCACGATGCTCTTTCTCACAG GACCTGGAGGAGCGTGTTTTGCGCTCCACCTCACCCTCGTTGCTCTCTGCTACAGTGGGTCAGAGACTGCTGACTCGGCTGGATGATGGCTCAGGCTGCACCAGTCCCGAGAGTGTCATCACCTTTTGGAATGAAGAAGGAATTCGCAACAGCAGAGATATCCTTCAG ACATTGGATTTCTCTTTGGAAGAACGGCTTAGCCTGGCTGATCTCACTCTTGCCTTGGACAATGAGCTGCTGGTCAGTGGCAACGGCATCCACCAGGCTGCACTCCTCTCCTACAAGGATGAGATCCAGTTCCTTCA catGCTGGCAAATCAGGCCTGTCAGGAGAGAGACAAGGCCAAGGCACAGTTAGAACAGACTGAGCGTCGTAACCTACAGCTGGTCGGAGAGATTGATGACCGCCATGCCACCATAGAGTCACTTAATGAGTCTAAAATCAA GGATATGGAGCAGGAATTCAGGGAAAAACTAAGTGCCCTGAGAAACGAAACCGAGCAAGAGAATGAGGTGCTACTTCAACAgttggagaaggagagagacaagCTGAGGGAGGAAGTAGAACTGCTCAAAGGGCAAGAAGCCATTTTGCAGGAAGAAGCCACTACTACCATTAAG GAGAACAGTCGTCTAGAGGAGGAGAACTGTGCACTGAAAGGGAAGCTGTCCGAAGCCGAAAGCACCATCTCTAAACTTAAGAAGGATCTAGACCATGTACTGCAGGACAAG TATGAGGGTTTAGATCCAAATGGTGCAGGACTGATAAGTCGAGAGGAGCATCTCTCAGGGATCATAAAGCGGTATGAACTGCAATGCAGG GAGCTGCAAGACAGGAATGACGAGTTGAGCTCTGAGCTGGAAGTACTGAAAAATCAAGGTTCAGGAAGGAAAACAAGACAATCAAGGGACAGGTTTTCTGCTCCTACCTGGTCTAGCCGCAAACCACTAACCACCGACTCTGATTCTG ATGACCTTGAATCAAAAAGAGGCTCTtctcctaaaataaaaaaatgcactaaAAAGAATG CTTTGGGTTCATTGGAAAGTCTAGCCCCTGCTGTGAGTATTGAGACCGAGCTAGCAATGGAGGTACTCAAGGAAAGATACGAGCAAGAGATCCAAGACCTGAAGATCCAGCTGGAGACCAAG GTAAACTTCTATGAACGCACCATAGAACTGATGAAGCAGAACATGGAGGTTGAGCGTAAGGAGATTGCACATGGACTTAAGGTAGAAATTAGTGAACTAGAGGACCAGAAGGCTCTAGCAGAGGAGCGGATTGAACAGCTAAGTCAGAGTCTGGGGAGGTTGGAAGGGGAACTGAAGATTAAGAGTGAAGCCATGGCTTGGAGACCTGAACAGGAGCGTCGATTTCAGCAGGAGCAGGCAGAACTGGAGCAGAACTATGCCCGTGAGATTGGTAACATTGTGCATCGCCTTACCTCAGAGAAGGACCAGCTGGAGGCAGAGCTTAAGCTGAAAATGAACCAGGAAGTACTACTTGTTAG GGAGGAGATGGAGCAACAAATATCACAAATGAAGGCTCACTTCAGCGAGGCTCAAGACAGTCTGCTGCATCAGCTGCATGGTGAGCGAGTTCGGCTGCAGGAACAGGCAGAGCAACACTGCAGGGCAATGGGTGCATGGGAGGCTAGAGTGGAAGAGCTTGAGCAAGAGGTGCACAAGGAACGACAACACAGTGCTGAGCGTTTAGGTTTGGAGCAGGCGCAGATCTGCAGTAATGCTGCTTACGAAAAGACGTTGGAGGAAAAGCACCAGGAAGAGGCCCGGCAGCTGAGGGAGTGTATTTGCAAGATGCAAGATCAGGCTGAACTACAATGTAGAGCAGAGGAGGAATCACTCTTGTTGCAGAGGCAGTTGGAAGACAAGCTGGAAGAGATGTGTGTTCAATTGGAGGACAACACAATGTCAATGAAAGCCCAGGATGCCTTCATCCAGAGTCTGACCTCAGAACTGCATGCCAAAGAGCGGGAGATGGAcgtgaagaaagagagagagcaaaagctTCTTGGTAAGGTGTCTCAGCTAGAGCGCAAACTTAATTTTGAACGTGAAAGGAGGCTTTCTCAAAAgtttgagaaaaacaaagaggaaGCCCTTCTTGGCAAGGTGTCTCAGCTTGAACAGAGTCTTATCGAGtacaaaaagagagaagaggagctTCTTGCTAAACTTTGTCAGTTGTCAGAGGAATGGGATCGCATGAAAATTGATTTGGAGATGGTGCAAGATAAAAAGGAAAGAATGCAGGGAAACTGCAATAATCTGACATCTGCACTTAACCGCCAACAAACGCAGCTTGAAGAGCAAGAGAAGGAACTTGATGAACTTAGAGAAAACTTAGAGAAAACTCAGGAAGCATTGAAAAGCAGAGATGAAGATTTGTCAAGACAGGATTCTGAGCTAAGATCAGTggagatggacagagacagacttATGGAGGAACTAAGGAGTCAAGGCAATGTCGTGAATGACCTTCAGGCAAAGTTTCGAAATCTCTCTGAGGACTGGGATCAGTTGAATGATCTTGTACAGAATCTAGAGAATGCTCTAAGCAGGGAGCAAGACTCTGCTACTCAACTCCGAACCCTACTAAACTTAGAACAAGAAGAGAAATGCCACCTTCTGAAAGAGAACTCCAGTTATAAAAAACTCTCAGACCAACTTTCATCTCAGATTGTGGAAATGGAAACAGAATCAACCAAGCTTACAGAAGATCTCAAGGAAATGAGATTAGAATTACAGAACAAGGACAAACAATTACTAGAACTCAGGATTCAGCTGGATGCCAAATCCAAAGAGCTAGACTTGCTCTGGAATGAGGTACAGCAGAAGATGGAGATGTTTCAGTACGTCAACAGTCTCTCTGGTGAGGTACAACTTTTGACCCAGCGACTGGAAGACAAGGAAAAGGAGCTGTGCTTCCTAAGAGAAGAGGCAGACAACACCTCTAATCAGCTGCAGCAGTCTTTGATTGACTCCCAGGCAGAAATTCGTCAAGCGGAGGAAGCATTTGAATTGGAGAAAGGGCAGATGAAGGGACAGTTACTAGAGATGGAAAGACTGGTCATTGCTCTGGAAACAGTGATGGACCCATCAAGTCCACACAG GGCCAAACTTGATGAGGTTAATTCTGAAAACAGTGCACTGAAGGACAGGTTGGCTGTTTTACATCAGGATGTAATGAGGTTGGAAGAGGAGGTCAACAAGAAGAG AAAGAAACTCGAGGACTTCGAAAGAGAGTACATAAAAATCCAGGAAGAAGAGGAGCGGTTACACAATGAG AACTCTAAGGTTCGGGAAGAGGTTTTGGAGTTAAGTGCACGAAACTTGCAGCTCAGTAACGAGAATGCCGAGTTAAATTCTCGCCTCCAGTCTGACCAAAGCACGATGCAGATGTTGACTGAAAGGCTTTCTCAGGTGTGTCAAGAACAAGAAGAGACAACAATCTTCATTAAACAGCTCCAAGATATAAATAGAAGTCtagagaaacagaaaatacaacaaaaagcTAGCAAGCAGGATGAAAAAAACTTACTAGAGAAAGAGCTAAAAGAAGCCAAAGACAAG CTTCAACACTTGACAGAGGTTGAGTCTGCCCTGACCAGCCTAACCCTGAAAAACCAAACGCTTCAGCAGGATAAAGAAAGCTTGATAAAAGAAGCagaggaacaaaataaaaag CTTGAAAAACTTAACACTCTTGAAGGCCAGTCAGCACAACTTCATTCTCAGATTTATTCAATGTGCAAGGAAAAGGAAGCTCAGTTGCAGGAGATGTCTACACAACACATGCTCCTGAAGGAATCTCAAGCCAAG gTTCTGGAGCTTGAAACCAGAATGCACGAATTTGTTAAGGAGAAGGAGCACATGCAGTTTGTTCACAGGATGCAGGAAGAAACAGCAGTCAGTGCTATAAAAGAACAACTAAGGAGTGTGCAGGCACAATATCAAGAGCTTCTAGACAAG ttgaAAGAGTCAGAGTCTAAGCTGCATGCTCAGGAGTTAGAACTTCAGAGGTTAAAATATGAAAGCcttaacttaaaaaacaaacaggctgAACTGGAGACAACAAAGCAGCATGTGGAAGAGCAG GCTTTGAGGGCAAATACTGCTCTATCACTGAGCCAGGCACAGCATGTTCGTGAGGTGCAGCAGTTACAGGAACAGATTGGTTTCAATACCCAGCAGCAGCTTTCTAACCTACACACTCAACTGACTGAAGAGCAGAGTGAAAAACAACAGCTGGAGGTACAGCTGCATGCTCAGGCCCAGCAGGCCAAGACTCGGCTTAACCTTCAACAG GAGCAGTATGAGAAAGTGATGGAGAACATGCAGGAGCGGGTGGACGATGTGGAAACCAAGCTAAAGGCGGTACGTCTGATGCTGCAGGAGAAGGTCAACCAGCTGAAGGAGCAG CTGTCTAAGAATGTTAAGTCAGATCTGCTGCTAAAGGACCTCTACATTGAGAATGCTGAGCTCATGAAGGCCTTGCAGGTAACTGAGCAGCGGCAGAAAAGTGCAGAGAAGAAATCGTTCCTTTTGGAGGAGAAGGTGACTGCTCTCAACAAACTCCTGCGAAAAATTgctcctgtctctctttccacTTAG
- the gins1 gene encoding DNA replication complex GINS protein PSF1, translating into MFCEKAVELIRELHRMNDGQLPAFNEDGIRQVLEEMKALYEQNQSDVNEAKTEGKTELIPTIKFRHCCLLRNQRCIAAYLYDRLLRIRALRWEYGSVLPTTIRFHMCAEELEWFNQYKKSLATYMRSLGGEEGLDITQDMKPPKSLYIEVRCLKDHGEFEIDDGTVILLKKNSQHFLPRWKCEQLIRQGVLEHVIS; encoded by the exons ATGTTTTGTGAAAAGGCGGTTGAACTTATAAGAGAACTTCACCGGATGAATGACGGCCAGTTACCTGCTTTTAAC GAAGATGGCATTCGACAAGTGCTTGAAGAAATGAAAGCTTTATATGAACAAAACCAAAGTGATGT caatgAAGCCAAGACTGAGGGCAAAACTGAGCTAATACCAACCATCAAGTTTCGTCACTGCTGCCTGCTGCGGAACCAGCGCTGTATTGCAGCCTACCT ATATGACCGTCTTCTTCGAATCCGTGCTCTCAGGTGGGAGTACGGAAGTGTGTTGCCCACAACAATTCGGTTCCACATGTGTGCAGAGGAg TTGGAGTGGTTTAATCAGTACAAGAAGTCACTGGCCACTTATATGAGGTCACTTGGAGGAGAGGAGGGTTTAGACATAACACAAGACATGAAACCCCCTAAGAGCCTGTATATTGAG GTGCGCTGCCTGAAAGATCATGGGGAGTTCGAAATCGATGATGGAACAGTTATTCTCTTGAAGAAGAATAGCCAG CATTTTTTGCCTCGATGGAAGTGTGAGCAGCTGATTCGGCAGGGAGTTCTGGAGCACGTCATTTCTTAA
- the ninl gene encoding ninein-like protein isoform X2: MWSTSTMYCTSGILSGLHLNPWRLQDNIEFYTDSTLDFPEDLEERVLRSTSPSLLSATVGQRLLTRLDDGSGCTSPESVITFWNEEGIRNSRDILQTLDFSLEERLSLADLTLALDNELLVSGNGIHQAALLSYKDEIQFLHMLANQACQERDKAKAQLEQTERRNLQLVGEIDDRHATIESLNESKIKDMEQEFREKLSALRNETEQENEVLLQQLEKERDKLREEVELLKGQEAILQEEATTTIKENSRLEEENCALKGKLSEAESTISKLKKDLDHVLQDKYEGLDPNGAGLISREEHLSGIIKRYELQCRELQDRNDELSSELEVLKNQGSGRKTRQSRDRFSAPTWSSRKPLTTDSDSDDLESKRGSSPKIKKCTKKNALGSLESLAPAVSIETELAMEVLKERYEQEIQDLKIQLETKVNFYERTIELMKQNMEVERKEIAHGLKVEISELEDQKALAEERIEQLSQSLGRLEGELKIKSEAMAWRPEQERRFQQEQAELEQNYAREIGNIVHRLTSEKDQLEAELKLKMNQEVLLVREEMEQQISQMKAHFSEAQDSLLHQLHGERVRLQEQAEQHCRAMGAWEARVEELEQEVHKERQHSAERLGLEQAQICSNAAYEKTLEEKHQEEARQLRECICKMQDQAELQCRAEEESLLLQRQLEDKLEEMCVQLEDNTMSMKAQDAFIQSLTSELHAKEREMDVKKEREQKLLGKVSQLERKLNFERERRLSQKFEKNKEEALLGKVSQLEQSLIEYKKREEELLAKLCQLSEEWDRMKIDLEMVQDKKERMQGNCNNLTSALNRQQTQLEEQEKELDELRENLEKTQEALKSRDEDLSRQDSELRSVEMDRDRLMEELRSQGNVVNDLQAKFRNLSEDWDQLNDLVQNLENALSREQDSATQLRTLLNLEQEEKCHLLKENSSYKKLSDQLSSQIVEMETESTKLTEDLKEMRLELQNKDKQLLELRIQLDAKSKELDLLWNEVQQKMEMFQYVNSLSGEVQLLTQRLEDKEKELCFLREEADNTSNQLQQSLIDSQAEIRQAEEAFELEKGQMKGQLLEMERLVIALETVMDPSSPHRAKLDEVNSENSALKDRLAVLHQDVMRLEEEVNKKRKKLEDFEREYIKIQEEEERLHNENSKVREEVLELSARNLQLSNENAELNSRLQSDQSTMQMLTERLSQVCQEQEETTIFIKQLQDINRSLEKQKIQQKASKQDEKNLLEKELKEAKDKLQHLTEVESALTSLTLKNQTLQQDKESLIKEAEEQNKKLEKLNTLEGQSAQLHSQIYSMCKEKEAQLQEMSTQHMLLKESQAKVLELETRMHEFVKEKEHMQFVHRMQEETAVSAIKEQLRSVQAQYQELLDKLKESESKLHAQELELQRLKYESLNLKNKQAELETTKQHVEEQALRANTALSLSQAQHVREVQQLQEQIGFNTQQQLSNLHTQLTEEQSEKQQLEVQLHAQAQQAKTRLNLQQEQYEKVMENMQERVDDVETKLKAVRLMLQEKVNQLKEQLSKNVKSDLLLKDLYIENAELMKALQVTEQRQKSAEKKSFLLEEKVTALNKLLRKIAPVSLST, translated from the exons ATGTGGAGCACGAGCACAATGTATTGCACTTCAGGAATTTTATCTGGACTCCATTTAAATCCATGGAGACTTCAAGACAATATTGAATTTTACACTGACAGCACTCTGGACTTTCCTGAG GACCTGGAGGAGCGTGTTTTGCGCTCCACCTCACCCTCGTTGCTCTCTGCTACAGTGGGTCAGAGACTGCTGACTCGGCTGGATGATGGCTCAGGCTGCACCAGTCCCGAGAGTGTCATCACCTTTTGGAATGAAGAAGGAATTCGCAACAGCAGAGATATCCTTCAG ACATTGGATTTCTCTTTGGAAGAACGGCTTAGCCTGGCTGATCTCACTCTTGCCTTGGACAATGAGCTGCTGGTCAGTGGCAACGGCATCCACCAGGCTGCACTCCTCTCCTACAAGGATGAGATCCAGTTCCTTCA catGCTGGCAAATCAGGCCTGTCAGGAGAGAGACAAGGCCAAGGCACAGTTAGAACAGACTGAGCGTCGTAACCTACAGCTGGTCGGAGAGATTGATGACCGCCATGCCACCATAGAGTCACTTAATGAGTCTAAAATCAA GGATATGGAGCAGGAATTCAGGGAAAAACTAAGTGCCCTGAGAAACGAAACCGAGCAAGAGAATGAGGTGCTACTTCAACAgttggagaaggagagagacaagCTGAGGGAGGAAGTAGAACTGCTCAAAGGGCAAGAAGCCATTTTGCAGGAAGAAGCCACTACTACCATTAAG GAGAACAGTCGTCTAGAGGAGGAGAACTGTGCACTGAAAGGGAAGCTGTCCGAAGCCGAAAGCACCATCTCTAAACTTAAGAAGGATCTAGACCATGTACTGCAGGACAAG TATGAGGGTTTAGATCCAAATGGTGCAGGACTGATAAGTCGAGAGGAGCATCTCTCAGGGATCATAAAGCGGTATGAACTGCAATGCAGG GAGCTGCAAGACAGGAATGACGAGTTGAGCTCTGAGCTGGAAGTACTGAAAAATCAAGGTTCAGGAAGGAAAACAAGACAATCAAGGGACAGGTTTTCTGCTCCTACCTGGTCTAGCCGCAAACCACTAACCACCGACTCTGATTCTG ATGACCTTGAATCAAAAAGAGGCTCTtctcctaaaataaaaaaatgcactaaAAAGAATG CTTTGGGTTCATTGGAAAGTCTAGCCCCTGCTGTGAGTATTGAGACCGAGCTAGCAATGGAGGTACTCAAGGAAAGATACGAGCAAGAGATCCAAGACCTGAAGATCCAGCTGGAGACCAAG GTAAACTTCTATGAACGCACCATAGAACTGATGAAGCAGAACATGGAGGTTGAGCGTAAGGAGATTGCACATGGACTTAAGGTAGAAATTAGTGAACTAGAGGACCAGAAGGCTCTAGCAGAGGAGCGGATTGAACAGCTAAGTCAGAGTCTGGGGAGGTTGGAAGGGGAACTGAAGATTAAGAGTGAAGCCATGGCTTGGAGACCTGAACAGGAGCGTCGATTTCAGCAGGAGCAGGCAGAACTGGAGCAGAACTATGCCCGTGAGATTGGTAACATTGTGCATCGCCTTACCTCAGAGAAGGACCAGCTGGAGGCAGAGCTTAAGCTGAAAATGAACCAGGAAGTACTACTTGTTAG GGAGGAGATGGAGCAACAAATATCACAAATGAAGGCTCACTTCAGCGAGGCTCAAGACAGTCTGCTGCATCAGCTGCATGGTGAGCGAGTTCGGCTGCAGGAACAGGCAGAGCAACACTGCAGGGCAATGGGTGCATGGGAGGCTAGAGTGGAAGAGCTTGAGCAAGAGGTGCACAAGGAACGACAACACAGTGCTGAGCGTTTAGGTTTGGAGCAGGCGCAGATCTGCAGTAATGCTGCTTACGAAAAGACGTTGGAGGAAAAGCACCAGGAAGAGGCCCGGCAGCTGAGGGAGTGTATTTGCAAGATGCAAGATCAGGCTGAACTACAATGTAGAGCAGAGGAGGAATCACTCTTGTTGCAGAGGCAGTTGGAAGACAAGCTGGAAGAGATGTGTGTTCAATTGGAGGACAACACAATGTCAATGAAAGCCCAGGATGCCTTCATCCAGAGTCTGACCTCAGAACTGCATGCCAAAGAGCGGGAGATGGAcgtgaagaaagagagagagcaaaagctTCTTGGTAAGGTGTCTCAGCTAGAGCGCAAACTTAATTTTGAACGTGAAAGGAGGCTTTCTCAAAAgtttgagaaaaacaaagaggaaGCCCTTCTTGGCAAGGTGTCTCAGCTTGAACAGAGTCTTATCGAGtacaaaaagagagaagaggagctTCTTGCTAAACTTTGTCAGTTGTCAGAGGAATGGGATCGCATGAAAATTGATTTGGAGATGGTGCAAGATAAAAAGGAAAGAATGCAGGGAAACTGCAATAATCTGACATCTGCACTTAACCGCCAACAAACGCAGCTTGAAGAGCAAGAGAAGGAACTTGATGAACTTAGAGAAAACTTAGAGAAAACTCAGGAAGCATTGAAAAGCAGAGATGAAGATTTGTCAAGACAGGATTCTGAGCTAAGATCAGTggagatggacagagacagacttATGGAGGAACTAAGGAGTCAAGGCAATGTCGTGAATGACCTTCAGGCAAAGTTTCGAAATCTCTCTGAGGACTGGGATCAGTTGAATGATCTTGTACAGAATCTAGAGAATGCTCTAAGCAGGGAGCAAGACTCTGCTACTCAACTCCGAACCCTACTAAACTTAGAACAAGAAGAGAAATGCCACCTTCTGAAAGAGAACTCCAGTTATAAAAAACTCTCAGACCAACTTTCATCTCAGATTGTGGAAATGGAAACAGAATCAACCAAGCTTACAGAAGATCTCAAGGAAATGAGATTAGAATTACAGAACAAGGACAAACAATTACTAGAACTCAGGATTCAGCTGGATGCCAAATCCAAAGAGCTAGACTTGCTCTGGAATGAGGTACAGCAGAAGATGGAGATGTTTCAGTACGTCAACAGTCTCTCTGGTGAGGTACAACTTTTGACCCAGCGACTGGAAGACAAGGAAAAGGAGCTGTGCTTCCTAAGAGAAGAGGCAGACAACACCTCTAATCAGCTGCAGCAGTCTTTGATTGACTCCCAGGCAGAAATTCGTCAAGCGGAGGAAGCATTTGAATTGGAGAAAGGGCAGATGAAGGGACAGTTACTAGAGATGGAAAGACTGGTCATTGCTCTGGAAACAGTGATGGACCCATCAAGTCCACACAG GGCCAAACTTGATGAGGTTAATTCTGAAAACAGTGCACTGAAGGACAGGTTGGCTGTTTTACATCAGGATGTAATGAGGTTGGAAGAGGAGGTCAACAAGAAGAG AAAGAAACTCGAGGACTTCGAAAGAGAGTACATAAAAATCCAGGAAGAAGAGGAGCGGTTACACAATGAG AACTCTAAGGTTCGGGAAGAGGTTTTGGAGTTAAGTGCACGAAACTTGCAGCTCAGTAACGAGAATGCCGAGTTAAATTCTCGCCTCCAGTCTGACCAAAGCACGATGCAGATGTTGACTGAAAGGCTTTCTCAGGTGTGTCAAGAACAAGAAGAGACAACAATCTTCATTAAACAGCTCCAAGATATAAATAGAAGTCtagagaaacagaaaatacaacaaaaagcTAGCAAGCAGGATGAAAAAAACTTACTAGAGAAAGAGCTAAAAGAAGCCAAAGACAAG CTTCAACACTTGACAGAGGTTGAGTCTGCCCTGACCAGCCTAACCCTGAAAAACCAAACGCTTCAGCAGGATAAAGAAAGCTTGATAAAAGAAGCagaggaacaaaataaaaag CTTGAAAAACTTAACACTCTTGAAGGCCAGTCAGCACAACTTCATTCTCAGATTTATTCAATGTGCAAGGAAAAGGAAGCTCAGTTGCAGGAGATGTCTACACAACACATGCTCCTGAAGGAATCTCAAGCCAAG gTTCTGGAGCTTGAAACCAGAATGCACGAATTTGTTAAGGAGAAGGAGCACATGCAGTTTGTTCACAGGATGCAGGAAGAAACAGCAGTCAGTGCTATAAAAGAACAACTAAGGAGTGTGCAGGCACAATATCAAGAGCTTCTAGACAAG ttgaAAGAGTCAGAGTCTAAGCTGCATGCTCAGGAGTTAGAACTTCAGAGGTTAAAATATGAAAGCcttaacttaaaaaacaaacaggctgAACTGGAGACAACAAAGCAGCATGTGGAAGAGCAG GCTTTGAGGGCAAATACTGCTCTATCACTGAGCCAGGCACAGCATGTTCGTGAGGTGCAGCAGTTACAGGAACAGATTGGTTTCAATACCCAGCAGCAGCTTTCTAACCTACACACTCAACTGACTGAAGAGCAGAGTGAAAAACAACAGCTGGAGGTACAGCTGCATGCTCAGGCCCAGCAGGCCAAGACTCGGCTTAACCTTCAACAG GAGCAGTATGAGAAAGTGATGGAGAACATGCAGGAGCGGGTGGACGATGTGGAAACCAAGCTAAAGGCGGTACGTCTGATGCTGCAGGAGAAGGTCAACCAGCTGAAGGAGCAG CTGTCTAAGAATGTTAAGTCAGATCTGCTGCTAAAGGACCTCTACATTGAGAATGCTGAGCTCATGAAGGCCTTGCAGGTAACTGAGCAGCGGCAGAAAAGTGCAGAGAAGAAATCGTTCCTTTTGGAGGAGAAGGTGACTGCTCTCAACAAACTCCTGCGAAAAATTgctcctgtctctctttccacTTAG